Below is a genomic region from Flavobacteriales bacterium.
CAATTGCAGATTGACATACGTTCTGCTTTCGCGGGCAAAGTTTTCACCTGTGCTTAAGGATGGATCGTAATAAATTCCATTGTATTGGTTATCGAAACGCAAGGCATCATAACTCAGGTTTCTGCTGGTTAAACCTAACATGGCACCTGCTGTTATTTTTAAGGTGCTATCCTTCACCGGAAGAAAATAGCTGCCCGATAAATTGCATTGGAAGGTGTGGAATTTGGAATCGCCGGCAATGTCGTTATTAATGGTCAAACCCAATCCCAGGTTTTGTTTGTCCAGTGGCTGGTATCCGTCGGCCGATAGGGAAAAGGTGCTATAAGGCGTGGTCACTGATCTCCATTGGTTGCGGTAGTTTCCTGCAAAACGATAGGAACCCTCGAATAATCCGGTGTTGGCGGGATTTAAATTTAGCGGGGAAAGGTCAAACTGCGAATAATGAATATCCTGTCCGAAAGTATTCAGATGGGATATAAGCATAACCAGCAGGACTACGAGTGACTTCCGCATATACCGAAAGATAGCGAAAAGTCCAATTCCAACAAAGTGCTTATTGCAGTTCGTTCAGACGATCAATGAATTCAAGGGTTTTCTCGTCGAGCTCCAGCTCCATTTTTTTGTATTCAGCTGCCGCATTTTCGCTTTTGCGGGCCTTTCCAAAACGGGTGATGAGGTCGTTACGGAACTGAATGGCATCGTTTAAAAGGGGACGAATTTTCTCTTCGCTTACATTTTCGAAATCATGCAGGGTTAAACATTCGTCGATGATGTCGAAACAAACTGCATTGATGTTCGCTTTCAGTAATTTTCTGGATGCCATAGTTTTTAATTTTTTACAAAACTAATAAATTTTGCCTCAGCGCTGAAGGATTAATTTCCGAATCAGGTAATGATCGGCGTATTTCACTCTGAACAGGTAAATTCCATCGCTGTATTTATTCATGGCAATATCCAGTTTTACCCTTCCGTTTAGTGGAATACGCTCCATGAGTTGTCCGTTGGAATTTAAAATTTCTAATTGTCCCTCTATATTCAAATTCCCGAAATCTACCGTAACACGATCGAAGGTAGGGTTAGGATATAAATTGAACTGATCATTGTAGATTTCACGTATACCGGTTGCATCCATCACCAGAATGGTGAATGAAAGCGTATCCGTACAGCTGTGGTTACTCAGAATATTCGTAATGACATAAGATCCTGTATCGGCATAACTGTGTGTTGTGCTACTGAATGTAGATGATCCTCCATCTCCAAAATCCCAATAGAAATTAGTGACCTGCGAACTGCTCATGTTAATGAAAGAAACGGATTGTCCAACCCCAACAATGGAATCATTCAGAATGAAAGAAGCCGTTGGATAAGGATATCCCGCATTTACCACCACCGTGTCTCGGTGAGCGCAGTTGTTGTCGTCGGTAACTGTTACGATGTACATTCCACTGCACAAATCGGAATAGCTGTTGTTGTTGCCAAGACTATTGTTCCATTGCAGCACTAAATTTCCGGTTCCGCCACTGGCACTTGCATTAATTGAACCATCGCAATCTCCACCGCAGGTTTCATTGGTTCCGGATGCATTTACAAGTGGAGCATTTGGATTTTCAATTACAACAAAATCATT
It encodes:
- a CDS encoding PorP/SprF family type IX secretion system membrane protein codes for the protein MRKSLVVLLVMLISHLNTFGQDIHYSQFDLSPLNLNPANTGLFEGSYRFAGNYRNQWRSVTTPYSTFSLSADGYQPLDKQNLGLGLTINNDIAGDSKFHTFQCNLSGSYFLPVKDSTLKITAGAMLGLTSRNLSYDALRFDNQYNGIYYDPSLSTGENFARESRTYVNLQLGAAFYKKLSARNFITGGIALANISKPKQSYFDVTSIQLDRRFNVHATMNYALNDKLEIVPSVYSQFQGTYKELIAGSQVRYILVNEKGVYRAVRAGAFYRSSDAGYLSVGIDYDKWVAGISYDINISKLVPASRYRGALEFGVIYIIDVFRPKMIQRRICPNYI